The sequence GGGCTGGACGGTGTGCTGGACCCGCTCCGCGGCGAGCTGGCCCGGTACTGTCTGCGCCCGCCCCGGGTGGCCCTGTCGCTTCTGGGGGAGGCCGCGGTGGCGACCGGTGCGCTGCGGCTCGCGCTGGACCACGTGGAGGAAGAGCTGTTCGCCGTCGAGGGAACGGTGACGGCCCGCCGCTGAGCGCGACGGGCCGTGGGGTGAGGACCGGGGGGCGTGCGGGCTCGCACCCCGGCGGCGTCGCGCCGCACCGTTACGGCCCGTCGCGGTGCGACCGGCCGCTGGGGGCGAGCCTCCCTGTCGTGCGGGCTCGTACCCGGTGCCGGCCCGCGTCAGGACGCCTGGCGCTCCTGCCCGGGGTGGCTGATCTCCAGGTCGCCCGAGTCCCCGAAGGTGAGGCGGCAGGTGTCGGCCCGGTACGTGGCGATCGAGACCGCCGCCGTGCCGCCCGCGGCAAGGTAGCGGGTGGTGACCACGAGGACGGGGGCGCCGGGAAGCCGGTCCAGTTCCTTGGCGTCGTCGGCGCGGGCGGAGCCCAGCTCGACGGAGCGGTCCTGGCCGTCGAGGCCGAGGCGGTGCAGTTCGCGCACGACGTTGCGGGCGCGGGCCGCGCCGGTCGGGGCGTCTATGCCGGACAGATCGGGCACCGAGGACGACGGCACGTAGAGCAGCTCCGCCGCGACCACCTGGCCGTGGCTCGTCCGGATGCGGCGCACGATGTGCAGGGGCTCCTCGGCGCCGACGTTCAGCGTCGCGGCGACGGCGGCCGGGGCGGGGGCGCTCTCGCAGTCCACCGGCTGCCAGGATTCGCCGTTCCCGCCCTCGTTCCAGTCGTTCCGGGCCGTGGAGACGGCCACGCCCACGCGAGGCGGGGCGACCGTGGTCCCGACGCCGCGGCGGCGGTGCAGCCTGCCTTCGAGTTCGAGCTGTTCCAGAGCCTGCCGGAGCGTGGCCCGAGCGACGCCGAACCGGGCGGCGAGCTCGCGCTCGTTGGGAAGGATCTCCCCCACCGCAAAGTCCGAGTCGAGTGCCTCACTGAGCACGGTCTTGAGGTGCCAGTACTTCGGCTCCTGCACCGTTTCCAGCTGCGTGGTCCCCACCCTGTCCTCCGCAATCGCCCAGCGGCTTTTTCCGCGACGTTATTTATTAAAGGTTCCTGTCTTAACGTTGAGACCATAGGACGGCGCACCCCCTTGGTCAAGACCAATCCTGCGCCGGGGACCCCGTGAATGGACGGTCCGCCGCACAGCGTTCACAGGACGTTCGCGGACCGGTGCGCCCAGCGCAGCACAAAACCCCACGTCGGGACGGGCACGCGGGGCTGCGGAACGATTCCACCGTGACCATACGGAATCGGCCATATCGGCCGAATGAATCGAGTGCCGGATCACGTCGAGCGAAGACGGACGGACCTCTTGAACTGGAAGCTACTTGGCGGTAGTTGTTGTTGACGCAATGTCTAGCCGCTTGCCGGCACGGCTTCCCGTGTCGCAACGACCGGGAGCACCGCCATGGCCAGCACGGTCTCTTTCAGCGTCGATTCCCCCCGAGGGCCCCGGACCGTGTCCGTGGCGTACGAACGGAGCGGTTCCGGGGAGCCGTTGCTGCTGCTCCACGGCATCGGCCACCACTGGCAGGCCTGGGACCCGGTGATACCGATCCTCGCCGTGGAGCGGGATGTCATCGCCGTCGACCTGCCCGGTTTCGGCGTCTCGCCCGCGCTTCCCGAGGACGTTCCGTACAACCTGACGACCGTGGCGCCGCTGCTCGCCGGGTTCTGCGAGGCCATCGGCGTGGACCGCCCCCACGTGGCGGGCAACTCGCTCGGCGGGCTCCTCGCGCTGGAGCTGGGGCGTACCGGGGCGGCCCGGTCGGTGACCGCCCTCTCGCCCGCCGGTTTCTGGACCGAGCACGAGCGCGTCTACGCCTTCGGGACCCTGCGCGCGATGCGGCTGGCCGCGAAGTCGATG is a genomic window of Streptomyces sp. NBC_00708 containing:
- a CDS encoding alpha/beta fold hydrolase — encoded protein: MASTVSFSVDSPRGPRTVSVAYERSGSGEPLLLLHGIGHHWQAWDPVIPILAVERDVIAVDLPGFGVSPALPEDVPYNLTTVAPLLAGFCEAIGVDRPHVAGNSLGGLLALELGRTGAARSVTALSPAGFWTEHERVYAFGTLRAMRLAAKSMPLPLIERLSRTAAGRTALTSTIYARPGRRSPSAAVSETLALREATGFHQTLTVGRDVQFTDDIPGLPVTIAWGGRDRLLLRRQGVRAKHTLPGARLVRLPGCGHVPMNDDPALVARVILDTSR
- a CDS encoding GntR family transcriptional regulator, producing the protein MGTTQLETVQEPKYWHLKTVLSEALDSDFAVGEILPNERELAARFGVARATLRQALEQLELEGRLHRRRGVGTTVAPPRVGVAVSTARNDWNEGGNGESWQPVDCESAPAPAAVAATLNVGAEEPLHIVRRIRTSHGQVVAAELLYVPSSSVPDLSGIDAPTGAARARNVVRELHRLGLDGQDRSVELGSARADDAKELDRLPGAPVLVVTTRYLAAGGTAAVSIATYRADTCRLTFGDSGDLEISHPGQERQAS